The genome window AATAATAATTTTTTCATAATGTGTCCTTGCATAAGTTTATTCTGAGTGAGAGAGATAATTTTCAAATTGAGCGGTTTTCGGATGTTCAAAACAATCTGCTCCGCCTTGTTCGATAATTTTGCCTTTTTCCATATACACCACTTTGGTTGCCACTTTACGTGCGACACCGACTTCGTGAGTAACGATAACCTGAGTAATACCAGTTCCTTGTAATTCTTTAATAATATCAACCACTTGTGCAGTAATTTCAGGATCTAATGCGGCTGTCGGTTCATCAAACAGTAAGACTTGTGGTCGCATCATTAACGCACGGGCAATTGCCACACGTTGTTGCTGACCACCGGATAACTGTAATGGAAAACGGTCGGCAAATTCGCCTAAACGTAAACGATCCAAATGTGCTTTAGCACGCTGAATTGCTTCTTCCTTAGCTAAACCAAGCACCTTCATTGGCGCTTCAATCAGGTTTTGTAAAACGCTTAGATGAGGCCATAAATGATATTGTTGAAACACCATACCGACTTCACGGCGTAATAATGCAATTTCTTTGGCATCGGTTTTTGCTGAAAGATTGAATTTATGTTGTGCGATTTCAAGCGTACCTGATTGTGGAATTTCCATTAAGTTTAGCGTACGAATCAGGGTACTTTTACCCGCACCGCTCGGACCTAACAGCACTACCGTATCGCCTTTTTCAATATCTAAATTAATATCGAATAATGCTTGGCTTGAACCGTAAAAAAAGTTGACGTTGTGAATACGAATTGCCATTCGTGTAAAATCCTGTGTATTTCAAATAACTGAATGAATAGTAGGATTTATTGCATAATTATGCAAGTTATTTTTATAATGATTTTGTAAAATTTTTATAAAAAACGACCGCTTACTATCCAATATAGCAAGCGGTCGTTGTTCTCAAAAGTTTTGTTATGCTGTCTAATGTTCACACTCGCAGTTCGCTTGATGCTTAAACATCATAAGTTCCCATGACACTCGCTGTCGCTAAAATATGGCCTTGCATTGCAAAATGTAGATCGTTAAAGCGGAAACCGGAAGTTAAATTGAGTTTGGTATCTAACGCATAAACAATAAGTTCGTAGCGGTGTTTGCAATTCGGTGGTGCCATACCGCCATAATTTGAGGCTTCTTCAATAGAGAAATTACCTAATTTGCTTGCCCATGAATTTGCCCCTTGGACAAAATCGGTGGCGGTTAAACTTTCATTTTCTGTGATATTTGTCCGTGTTAAATCGGCAATAAGCCAATGAATCCAGACAAAACCGCTGGCAGTGATCGCATCTTTATCCTCTAAAACGACTGCAAAAGATTGTGTACCGTCCGGTATCTCGCTGATTTCAAATGGAATTGAGTAACTTGGCATCCCATTTGGGCTAAATTGCGTACCTCGTTTACCGTATTTATCTTCAAATACACCGTTTTTAATGGCAGAACTCATTACTTTCATTGTCGATTCCTTATAGTGAATTGATAAATTTTGACCTATACTATACGCCCTTTTTTATTTGTTAGGAAATACGATGTTATATGCTTCATTAGCCATTGTGATTGGCTTAATTTTACTCGTTTGGAGTGCGGATAAATTTGTTGAAGGTGCGCTTCTTCTGCGCGTCATTTTGGTATGTCACCTTTATTAATCGGGATTGTGATTGTCGGCTTCGGTACCTCCGCACCGGAAATGTTGGTGTCGGCTTCTTCCGCTCTTAAGGGAGCTTCGGGGATTGCATTAGGTAATGCCTACGGATCGAATATTACCAATATTGCGTTAATTTTAGGGGTAACGGCACTTATTAAGCCGATTATTGTCGCTTCCGAAGTAATTAAGAAAGAACTTCCGATTTTAATTTTAATTACGTTAGTATCGGCATATATGTTGTTTGATGCACAAGTTACCCAACTGGAAGCGGTCATTTTATTGGCGATTTTTACAATTTATATGGGCTGGACCATCTGGGTAGCGGTACGCAGTAAAGATGATACGCTTGCTCAAACGGAATCCTTAAATGAGGAAAGATTGCCGATTGGTAAAGCACTTTTCTGGGTGGTTATCGGCTTATTATTCTTAATGGCAAGCTCTCAATTATTGGTTTGGGGTGCGGTTGAAGTCGCTAAATATTTCGGTGTGAGTGATTTAGTGATTGGTTTGACGATTGTGGCGGTAGGGACATCTTTACCGGAACTGGCTTCATCCGTTATTGCCGCTCGTAAAGGCGAATCAGATTTAGCGTTAGGTAATATTGTCGGTTCAAATTTATTTAATACCTTAGCGGTAGTTGGGATTGCCGGTACGATTGAACCGATGCAAGTGGAAGCAGAAGTATTTTCACGAGATATGCTTGTGATGTTGGCTCTGACCGTATTGCTATTATTATTTGCCTTTAGTTTCCGTAAACAGCCGGGTAGAGTTAACCGTGTGGAAGGTGCGATTTTATTTGCTTGTTATGTCGCTTATACCTTATATCTTTTAAATACTGCAGTATAAAATCATTTTAAAAATGGCAATATTCTTAGTTTTGTGGAATATTGCCATTTACTTTTATTTATCTGCATTCAGCGGTACGATTTGTAGCGTTTTACCTAGCGGAACCAGTAATTTTAATAGTGTTGCCAAAGAAGGATTGGACGAGCCTTTTTCTACTCGGGCAATCATTGATTGCTTTACGCCGCTTAAACTTTCTAACTTGCGTTGAGAAATACCGAGTGCTTGACGGGTTTCTATAATTTCAAGAATAAGTTTTATGCGGAAATTTTGTTCTTCAATGTCTAAAGGATTCAACACTTGTTGTTCAAATGAATGCCAACTAGAACCAATAGGGCTCATCTTTTATCCTCGCTTGTAAGTCTGCTAATCTGCTTTTTGCTCGTTCGATTTCCCGTTTAGGGATACGATAATGGGATTTTGCTAAATAGTGCAATAAGACAAATTGCCCTCTGATAATACTAGTAAGTAATAAACAATCACTCATTGGACGAATCTGCCAAATGCGGTCTTCCAAATGTTTTATATAATTTTCGCCGGCTCGTGTACCGTGTAAATGTAAGATGCTTAAATGATGACTGATTTTTTGCAATTTTTCACGGTTATCGTTGTGCGATTGTTTTAGCAGTCCCAATAGTGACTCTTTGACAGGCTCTCGCCCCCGTTTATCTCGATAAAAGACTATTTCATACATCGTTTTTTTCTCCTTTTGAATGAAAACGCGTAAATTTATTATGGCTTTATCAGGCGAGTTTCTCAATATTTTCGGTAAGTTTTTGTCAGTTTTTATTTTTTATAAATTAAAGTCTATTTTTAGTAAGGAATCAGACTTTTGCCCGACTTTATTGGTTTGTATTACAATAATGTACTTTTTATTAATTTAATTTTATATGTTAAAACGTCTTTTTTTCTTATTTATTGGTATTGCTGTCACAGCTTCCTCTTATGCTGGGTTGTTCGGTAATGAACAACCGAAATATTTAACTGGTGCAGAGGCTTTTGCTTTTTCGGCGATACCGAAATCCGATAAACAAATTGAATTGAATTGGCAAGTTGCGGATGGCTATTATCTGTATAAAAAAGAAATACAGGTCACGCCACAAAATGCTGAAATCCAGCCGTTGATGTTTCCTGTCGCAGAAAATTATCACGATGAATTTTTTGGTGATGTCGAAATTTTCCGTGATCAGCTTACGCGCCGGTAACATTCTCTGCAAAGACAAGCGAACGGCAGTCTTTCGGTTCGTTATCAAGGCTGTACCAAAGGTTTTTGCTATCCGCCTGAAACAGTCACCATTGCATTAGGCGAACAACAAGCGGTCGATTCCGCACAAAATTTTGCAAAAAATAGTGAAAATTCAACCGCTTCTCAGCCGTTAGCGAATGCACCGAAAGCAGAACAGGATCAGCTTGCCGAGAACTTGGCGAATAATCGCTTATCGATTTTTTGGTTCTTTGTGCTGGGCATCGGTTTAGCCTTTACCCCATGCGTATTACCGATGTTGCCGTTACTGTCTGCGATTGTAATTGGTAATAAGCAACGCCCTAATACGTTCAAAGCGTTATTACTCAGCTTTGCTTATGTACAAGGTATGGCGCTTACTTATACGCTATTAGGTTTAGTGGTAGCGACAATCGGCTTACCGTTCCAAGTGGCGTTGCAAAGCCCGCCAGTGCTGATTTCACTTGCGATTTTATTCACCATTTTAGCCGCTTCGATGTTCGGCTTATTTGAAATCCGTTTGCCGAATTCATGGCAACAAAAACTGAATGCGATGAGTCAGAAACAGCAAGGCGGTGCATTTGGTAGCGTTTTTGTAATGGGGATGATTGCCGGCTTGGTAGCTTCACCTTGTACTTCCGCGCCGTTATCCGGTGCGTTACTGTATGTCGCACAAAGTGGGGACTTGCTCACCGGCGGATTAGCGCTCTATTTATTAGCCTTAGGAATGGGGATTCCGTTAATTCTGATTACCTTATTCGGCAACCGTATTTTACCGAAATCGGGCGATTGGTTATTAAAAGTAAAAACCGCATTCGGTTTTGTGATGTTAGCATTACCGGTCTTTTTACTTAGCCGTATTTTACCGAGCCATTACGAGTCGTTTATGTGGTCGGCACTGGCGATGGTATTTGTCGGTTGGTTGATTAGCGTGATTCCTACACAAGGCTTAATCAAACAAGCGGTCAGAATTGCATTGTTTTTTACATTTGCGCTTGCTTCTTACCCTTGGGCGAACTTAGTCTGCAATCAAGGTAACGCTCATTCGGCGCAAGTAAGCAATCACTTAGCGTTTGAACGCGTGCAATCACTTGCAGAATTACAAGCAAAATTGACCGCTTCACAAGGCAAAAAAGTGATGTTGGATCTATATGCCGATTGGTGTGTGGCGTGTAAGGAGTTTGATAAATACACCTTTACCGATCAAGCCGTACAGCAAAAATTGGCGGAAATGGTGGTGTCGCAAGTGGATATGACCAATAACTCGGCACAAAACGATGAGTTAATGAAACACTTTAATGTATTAGGGTTACCGACCATTTTATTCTTTGATGAGAACGGTAATGAGCTGACGCAATCAAGAGTTACCGGCTTCTTAGAAGCAAATCAATTTTTAAGTTGGCTAAATCAGTTATAATCTTATGGCACAAGTTGATCGCTTGTGCCATTTTTTCTTAATCACAGATAAGTTTGCTATGAACCAAGACAATCATAAAATTGAAGACATTATTCGTATTTTCGATGAATGTTTCGCCGAAGAATACAATACTCGCTTAGAAAAGGGCGAAGACTACCCGATTTACTTACCCGCATTTTTAGATGAAGACGGCGTGAAATCTGAGCGTCCATATAACGTGATTTTATTTGCACACGGCTATTACAGCAGTGCATTACATGAGATTGCCCATTGGCTTGTGGCAGGAACCGAACGCCGTAAATTAGAAGATTTCGGCTATTGGTACGAACCGGACGGACGCTCGGCGGAACGTCAGCGTGAATTTGAATCGGTGGAAGTGAAACCGCAAGCGATTGAATGGGTGTTAGCAACCGCCGCGGGCTTTCGCTATTTTGCCAGTGCGGATAATCTTTCCGGCAATCCGGGCGATAATTCTGCGTTTAAACAAGCGGTTTTTGATCAAGTAAAAATTTATGCGGAACGAGGTTATTTACCGAAACGTGCCGAAACGCTACGTAAAGCGTTAGCCA of Actinobacillus arthritidis contains these proteins:
- the artP gene encoding arginine ABC transporter ATP-binding protein ArtP — protein: MAIRIHNVNFFYGSSQALFDINLDIEKGDTVVLLGPSGAGKSTLIRTLNLMEIPQSGTLEIAQHKFNLSAKTDAKEIALLRREVGMVFQQYHLWPHLSVLQNLIEAPMKVLGLAKEEAIQRAKAHLDRLRLGEFADRFPLQLSGGQQQRVAIARALMMRPQVLLFDEPTAALDPEITAQVVDIIKELQGTGITQVIVTHEVGVARKVATKVVYMEKGKIIEQGGADCFEHPKTAQFENYLSHSE
- a CDS encoding YbhB/YbcL family Raf kinase inhibitor-like protein, encoding MKVMSSAIKNGVFEDKYGKRGTQFSPNGMPSYSIPFEISEIPDGTQSFAVVLEDKDAITASGFVWIHWLIADLTRTNITENESLTATDFVQGANSWASKLGNFSIEEASNYGGMAPPNCKHRYELIVYALDTKLNLTSGFRFNDLHFAMQGHILATASVMGTYDV
- a CDS encoding helix-turn-helix domain-containing protein, which codes for MSPIGSSWHSFEQQVLNPLDIEEQNFRIKLILEIIETRQALGISQRKLESLSGVKQSMIARVEKGSSNPSLATLLKLLVPLGKTLQIVPLNADK
- a CDS encoding type II toxin-antitoxin system RelE/ParE family toxin; amino-acid sequence: MYEIVFYRDKRGREPVKESLLGLLKQSHNDNREKLQKISHHLSILHLHGTRAGENYIKHLEDRIWQIRPMSDCLLLTSIIRGQFVLLHYLAKSHYRIPKREIERAKSRLADLQARIKDEPYWF
- a CDS encoding elongation factor P hydroxylase, with translation MNQDNHKIEDIIRIFDECFAEEYNTRLEKGEDYPIYLPAFLDEDGVKSERPYNVILFAHGYYSSALHEIAHWLVAGTERRKLEDFGYWYEPDGRSAERQREFESVEVKPQAIEWVLATAAGFRYFASADNLSGNPGDNSAFKQAVFDQVKIYAERGYLPKRAETLRKALAKFYGTEDKIDLANFDLARI